The Streptomyces pactum genome contains a region encoding:
- a CDS encoding FecCD family ABC transporter permease, translated as MKRNGPGAKVNGADARPSLTPGVRLGRVSFVWRPWTAGVTLLLAAAAFLLFCLSIGVGDFPIGLPRVVATILGGGDRVDQFVIMDLRMPRALAGLVVGVALGVSGALTQSLARNPLASPDILGITSGAGAVAVFLVTVSGGTAAAVVNSVGLSAAALAGGLGTGLLVYFLAWRRGIDGFRLILIGISVSAVMQAITTWLLVTADIRDVARAQAWLVGSLDNRSWDEVRVAFWGTLVLLVAVLCVAFQFKPMHFGDEVAAGLGVRYSMVRAVLLLCAVLLAGVAVSAAGPVPFVALVAPQVAMRLARCPTPPLAASGMVGALLLIGSDLVARTALPVSLPVGVVTAAIGGPFLVYLLVRANRR; from the coding sequence GTGAAGAGGAACGGGCCGGGCGCCAAGGTGAACGGGGCCGACGCGAGGCCGTCATTGACGCCGGGTGTGCGGCTCGGGCGCGTGTCGTTCGTATGGCGGCCCTGGACCGCCGGCGTCACGCTGCTGCTCGCGGCGGCGGCCTTCCTGTTGTTCTGTCTGTCCATCGGCGTCGGGGACTTCCCCATCGGCCTGCCCAGGGTCGTCGCCACGATCCTCGGCGGGGGCGATCGGGTCGACCAGTTCGTGATCATGGACCTGCGGATGCCGCGTGCCCTCGCCGGCCTCGTCGTGGGGGTGGCGCTCGGGGTGTCCGGCGCGCTCACGCAGTCCCTCGCGCGCAACCCGCTGGCCAGCCCGGACATCCTGGGCATCACCAGCGGCGCGGGCGCGGTCGCCGTCTTCCTGGTGACCGTCTCGGGCGGCACCGCCGCCGCGGTCGTCAACTCCGTCGGGCTGTCCGCGGCGGCGCTCGCGGGCGGTCTCGGCACCGGTCTGCTGGTGTACTTCCTGGCGTGGCGGCGGGGGATCGACGGCTTCCGGCTCATCCTCATCGGCATCTCGGTCAGCGCCGTGATGCAGGCGATCACGACCTGGCTGCTGGTCACGGCCGACATCAGGGACGTTGCCCGAGCCCAGGCGTGGCTGGTCGGCTCGCTGGACAACCGGTCCTGGGACGAGGTCCGGGTCGCGTTCTGGGGGACGCTCGTCCTCCTGGTCGCCGTGTTGTGCGTCGCGTTCCAGTTCAAGCCGATGCACTTCGGCGACGAGGTCGCCGCGGGTCTCGGCGTCCGGTACTCGATGGTCCGTGCGGTCCTGCTGCTGTGCGCGGTGCTGCTGGCCGGCGTGGCGGTGAGCGCGGCGGGCCCCGTCCCGTTCGTCGCGCTGGTGGCGCCGCAGGTGGCGATGCGTCTGGCGAGGTGTCCGACACCGCCGTTGGCGGCCTCCGGCATGGTGGGGGCGCTGCTGCTGATCGGCTCCGACCTGGTGGCGCGCACGGCCCTGCCGGTCTCTCTCCCGGTGGGTGTGGTCACCGCCGCGATCGGCGGCCCCTTCCTCGTCTACCTGCTGGTGCGGGCGAACCGCAGATAG
- a CDS encoding PGPGW domain-containing protein yields MAGGVDSIRRASLGTLGAVLVVIGVALLVLPGPGLLLVFAGVVLLARAIPALDRFVAPVRGQAMRAAEESVSSPWRLAGSALVGLLLVGAGVVWGLVPRVPYSGWATGASLIISGCVLFALLAWSHRRVQAARNRR; encoded by the coding sequence ATGGCGGGCGGTGTCGATTCGATCCGGCGAGCCTCACTGGGCACCCTCGGTGCCGTACTGGTGGTGATCGGCGTGGCCCTGCTGGTGCTGCCCGGACCGGGTCTGCTGCTCGTGTTCGCCGGGGTGGTGCTGCTGGCGCGCGCCATCCCGGCGCTGGACCGGTTCGTCGCTCCTGTCCGCGGACAGGCGATGCGCGCGGCCGAGGAGAGCGTCTCCTCGCCTTGGCGTCTCGCCGGTTCGGCCCTGGTGGGCCTCCTCCTCGTCGGTGCGGGCGTGGTGTGGGGGCTGGTCCCCCGGGTCCCGTACTCCGGCTGGGCCACCGGGGCGAGCCTGATCATCTCCGGCTGCGTCCTGTTCGCCCTGCTCGCCTGGAGCCACCGCCGCGTCCAGGCCGCGCGTAACCGCCGTTGA
- a CDS encoding bleomycin resistance protein, with protein MGEKTIPILPCRTIQAVLDFYTALGFEVTFRQKSPNPYAVVRRGGVELQFFGLKQYEPAESVSTCYVLTDDVDGLHDAFRAGLKAAYGKIPTRGLPRIGPVKDMSYGVRQFLMTDPGGNCVRVGQRTSGDGRHRRAPEETFARALHHAALLADSKDDPAGAAKVVDRVLRLEGERPTPVQLLRLLVLRADVAGRLGDEGTAAAVLDEAAAVHLTAEERESVRDDLERLGELRE; from the coding sequence ATGGGTGAGAAGACCATTCCGATCCTGCCGTGCAGGACCATTCAGGCCGTCCTCGACTTCTACACCGCCCTCGGGTTCGAGGTGACGTTCCGGCAGAAGAGCCCGAACCCGTACGCGGTCGTGCGGCGCGGCGGTGTCGAGCTGCAGTTCTTCGGGCTGAAGCAGTACGAGCCGGCCGAGTCGGTCAGCACGTGCTACGTCCTGACCGACGACGTCGACGGGTTGCATGACGCCTTCCGGGCGGGACTCAAGGCGGCGTACGGGAAGATCCCCACGCGGGGGCTGCCGCGCATCGGGCCGGTCAAGGACATGTCGTACGGCGTTCGGCAGTTCCTCATGACCGACCCCGGCGGCAACTGCGTCCGCGTCGGTCAGCGGACGAGCGGGGACGGGCGGCACCGGCGTGCTCCCGAGGAGACCTTCGCCCGCGCCCTGCACCACGCCGCTCTCCTCGCGGACTCCAAGGACGACCCCGCGGGCGCCGCGAAGGTCGTCGACCGGGTGCTACGGCTCGAGGGCGAGCGGCCCACCCCGGTACAACTGCTGCGCCTCCTCGTGCTGCGAGCGGACGTCGCGGGGCGTCTCGGTGACGAGGGGACCGCGGCGGCGGTGCTCGACGAAGCCGCCGCCGTCCATCTCACCGCCGAGGAGCGGGAGTCGGTGCGGGACGACCTCGAGCGCCTCGGAGAGCTCCGCGAGTGA
- a CDS encoding ABC transporter ATP-binding protein, whose translation MVVQSISAVRSGIDDASRLAARGVTVGYGARTVIDELDVVIPPGVITTVIGPNGCGKSTLLRTLSRLLKPTSGTVVLDGEDIVTLRTRDVAKKLGLLPQAPVAPDGLTVSDLVARGRHPHQSWLRQWSSDDAAVVERALAMTGVSDLADRPVDSLSGGQRQRVWISMTLAQGTDLLLLDEPTTYLDLAHAIDVLDLVDDLHESGCTVVMVLHDLNLATRYSDNLVVMREGTVLAQGHPRDVITADLLHEAFGLRAKVIDDPVGDRPLIVPIGRAHVELDRVVTQL comes from the coding sequence GTGGTCGTTCAGTCCATCAGCGCGGTCAGGTCCGGGATCGATGACGCCTCACGGCTGGCGGCCAGGGGCGTCACGGTCGGGTACGGAGCCCGGACCGTCATCGACGAGCTCGACGTGGTGATCCCGCCCGGGGTGATCACCACGGTCATCGGGCCCAACGGCTGCGGGAAGTCGACCCTGTTGCGGACGCTGTCGCGGTTGCTGAAGCCGACCAGCGGCACGGTGGTGCTGGACGGCGAGGACATCGTCACGCTCAGGACCCGGGATGTGGCGAAGAAGCTCGGCCTGCTGCCGCAGGCGCCGGTCGCACCGGACGGGCTGACCGTGTCGGACCTGGTCGCCAGGGGCCGACATCCGCACCAGAGCTGGCTGCGGCAGTGGTCGTCGGACGACGCCGCCGTCGTCGAGCGCGCGCTGGCCATGACCGGGGTGTCCGACCTCGCCGACCGCCCGGTCGACTCGCTGTCCGGCGGCCAGCGCCAGCGCGTCTGGATCTCGATGACCCTGGCCCAGGGCACCGACCTGCTGCTGCTGGACGAACCGACCACCTACCTGGACCTGGCACACGCGATCGACGTGCTCGATCTGGTGGACGACCTGCACGAGTCGGGGTGCACGGTGGTCATGGTGCTCCACGACCTCAACCTGGCCACGCGCTACAGCGACAACCTCGTGGTGATGCGGGAGGGGACGGTCCTGGCGCAGGGACACCCGCGCGACGTGATAACCGCCGACCTGCTGCACGAGGCCTTCGGGCTGCGCGCCAAGGTGATCGACGATCCGGTGGGCGATCGCCCCCTCATCGTGCCGATCGGACGGGCCCACGTCGAACTCGACCGAGTGGTAACGCAGTTGTAG
- a CDS encoding lysine N(6)-hydroxylase/L-ornithine N(5)-oxygenase family protein: protein MSQVLPDDATPVHDLIGIGFGPSNVAMAIAIDEHNARAGRQEAITARFFEQQPRFGWHRGMLIDDATMQVSFLKDLVTLRNPASEFSFLCYLQSKGRLIDFINHKNLFPLRVEFHDYFEWAAAKVDDMVSYGHEVVGVAPVGRDGAVDHLEVTVRSGEGLEVHRARNLVIGTGLRPLLPDGVERGDRIWHNSELLAKADGLEGTSPSRFVVVGAGQSAAENVAYLHRRFPGAEVCAVFTRYGYSPADDSGFANRIFDPAAVDDYFAAPGSVKRRLMDYHGNTNYSVVDIDLIDDLYRQMYREKVLGTERLRFLNVSRLTDVKETPDRVRAAVTSLVTGEETLLDADVVVFATGYSPADPLGLLGEVADRCLRDDEGLLRVERDYRVATDPGLRCGIYLQGGTEHTHGITSSLLSNTAVRVGEILESLLDRGLKSASDEARTVADGTGTTAR, encoded by the coding sequence ATGTCACAGGTTCTTCCTGATGACGCAACACCGGTCCACGACCTCATTGGCATCGGTTTCGGACCCTCCAATGTCGCCATGGCGATCGCGATCGACGAGCACAACGCACGCGCCGGCCGGCAGGAGGCGATCACCGCCCGCTTCTTCGAGCAGCAGCCGCGCTTCGGCTGGCACCGCGGCATGCTGATCGACGACGCGACGATGCAGGTGTCCTTCCTCAAGGACCTGGTGACACTGCGGAACCCGGCCAGCGAGTTCAGCTTCCTGTGCTACCTGCAGAGCAAGGGACGGCTGATCGACTTCATCAACCACAAGAACCTCTTCCCGCTGCGGGTGGAGTTCCACGACTACTTCGAGTGGGCCGCGGCCAAGGTCGACGACATGGTCTCCTACGGCCACGAGGTCGTCGGCGTCGCGCCCGTGGGCCGGGACGGAGCCGTGGACCACCTGGAGGTGACGGTCCGTTCGGGGGAGGGGCTCGAGGTCCACCGGGCGCGCAACCTCGTCATCGGCACCGGACTTCGCCCCCTCCTGCCGGACGGCGTGGAGCGCGGCGACCGCATCTGGCACAACTCCGAACTGCTGGCGAAGGCCGACGGACTGGAGGGCACCTCACCCTCTCGGTTCGTCGTCGTCGGCGCCGGGCAGAGCGCCGCCGAGAACGTCGCCTACCTGCACCGCCGCTTCCCCGGGGCAGAGGTCTGCGCGGTCTTCACCCGGTACGGCTACAGCCCCGCCGACGACAGCGGATTCGCCAACCGGATCTTCGACCCCGCCGCGGTCGACGACTACTTCGCCGCGCCCGGCAGCGTCAAACGCCGGCTGATGGACTACCACGGCAACACCAACTACTCCGTGGTGGACATCGACCTGATCGACGACCTGTACCGGCAGATGTACCGGGAGAAGGTCCTCGGTACCGAGCGGCTGCGTTTCCTCAACGTGTCCCGGCTCACCGATGTCAAGGAGACGCCCGACCGGGTCCGGGCCGCCGTCACGTCCCTCGTCACCGGCGAGGAGACCCTCCTGGACGCGGACGTCGTGGTCTTCGCCACCGGCTACAGCCCGGCCGACCCCCTCGGCCTGCTCGGCGAGGTCGCGGACCGCTGCCTCAGGGACGACGAGGGCCTCCTCCGCGTCGAGCGCGACTACCGCGTCGCGACCGACCCGGGCCTGCGCTGCGGCATCTACCTGCAGGGCGGCACGGAGCACACCCACGGCATCACGTCGTCCCTGCTGTCCAACACCGCCGTCAGGGTCGGGGAGATCCTGGAATCGCTGCTCGACCGGGGCCTCAAGTCCGCTTCCGACGAGGCCCGGACGGTTGCCGACGGAACCGGCACCACCGCCCGTTAG
- a CDS encoding alpha/beta hydrolase family protein, whose amino-acid sequence MNTSIPTAGIVGSPSPVLSVGPVVLPAPGRAVDLEVRVCAPVTGSDLPVILLSHGQGYSNHLSSLNGYAPLAHYWAAHGFVVIQPTHLSSRTLRLDPKTPGAPLFWRSRAEDMTRLLDQLDVLEGAVPQLPGRLDRSRVAVAGHSMGGHTASLLLGARLTDPEDGTEVNLAEPRIKAGVLLAAPGRGGDALSESTAENFPFLLTTDFSSMTTPALVVAGDKDDSAHLTVRGPRWHADPYILSPGPKSLLTLFDAEHGLGGVAGYDVAETTDESPERVAAVQRLTWAYLRAELYPGDDAWQTACDELTTGPDPFGRVETK is encoded by the coding sequence ATGAACACATCCATTCCCACGGCCGGCATCGTCGGCTCGCCCTCTCCCGTCCTCTCGGTCGGGCCGGTCGTACTGCCGGCTCCCGGCCGGGCCGTGGACCTCGAGGTGCGGGTCTGCGCACCCGTGACCGGGAGCGACCTGCCGGTCATCCTCCTTTCGCACGGGCAGGGTTACTCGAACCACCTCTCCTCACTGAACGGTTACGCTCCCCTCGCCCACTACTGGGCGGCGCACGGCTTCGTCGTGATCCAGCCCACCCACCTGAGCTCGAGGACACTGAGGCTGGATCCGAAGACCCCCGGGGCGCCGCTGTTCTGGCGATCGCGGGCCGAGGACATGACGCGCCTTCTCGACCAGCTCGACGTACTGGAGGGCGCCGTCCCGCAGCTCCCCGGACGCCTGGACCGGAGCAGGGTCGCCGTGGCCGGGCACTCGATGGGCGGGCACACCGCGAGCCTGCTGCTGGGCGCCCGGCTCACCGATCCGGAGGACGGAACGGAAGTGAACCTGGCCGAGCCCCGGATCAAGGCGGGGGTCCTCCTCGCCGCGCCCGGCCGAGGCGGCGACGCCCTGAGCGAGTCCACGGCCGAGAACTTCCCCTTCCTCCTCACCACCGACTTCTCCTCGATGACGACGCCCGCGCTCGTCGTCGCCGGCGACAAGGACGACTCGGCCCATCTGACGGTTCGCGGGCCGCGGTGGCACGCCGATCCGTACATCCTGTCCCCGGGCCCCAAGTCACTGCTCACCCTGTTCGACGCGGAGCACGGGCTCGGCGGGGTCGCCGGCTACGACGTCGCCGAGACCACGGACGAGAGCCCCGAGCGGGTGGCCGCGGTCCAGCGGCTCACCTGGGCCTACCTGCGCGCCGAGCTGTACCCCGGGGACGACGCCTGGCAGACGGCGTGCGACGAGCTGACGACCGGGCCCGACCCGTTCGGACGGGTCGAGACCAAGTAG
- a CDS encoding ABC transporter ATP-binding protein: protein MSGTDTRVAPAILRTATGREATRWVAAHCREVPWLTLTTVLTTVAGAALQVLPVLLLGRVVDAVVEGESRTVLVRVGVLMVAAALLGAVATAVSTYLIGRLGADLLARLREGAVRAVLGMPSTRIEQVGRGDVLSRVGDDVAVISKGIRTAVPTVFSAGVLVVIATAGMFGLDWRLGLAGAGALPAYALALRWYLPRSAPLYQKQRVAQADRAQALISGLNGIDTVRAYRLEGAFREKVTTESWRVRDLGIEVFRFFGRFVGRENRAEFIGLTLIIVVGYALLEAGAASLGEVSAAPLLFHRLFTPLGAIMFTFDEAQKSGASLTRLVGVLEEDAEDRLVGDASVAVADAAPYPVTVQGLTFAYPGTDEPVLRDVDLTIPAGGSLALVGATGAGKTTLAALIAGIGTPQAGSVRVGPTELAGLDEAGARALVSILTQETHVFSGPLADDLRLAAPEAGDAELMAALRTVGADAWVDALPDGLDTPVGEGGERLDVTKVAQIALARLVLSRSPVVVLDESTAEAGSEGAAELERAVLAACSGRTTLFVAHRLTQAMAADRIAVLDAGRVVEEGTHEELVALGGRYARLWRAWREGS, encoded by the coding sequence GTGAGCGGCACCGACACGCGCGTCGCCCCGGCGATCCTGCGCACGGCGACCGGACGGGAGGCCACCCGGTGGGTCGCGGCGCACTGCCGCGAGGTGCCGTGGCTGACACTCACCACCGTACTCACCACGGTGGCGGGCGCGGCGCTCCAGGTGCTCCCGGTGCTTCTGCTCGGCCGGGTGGTCGACGCGGTGGTCGAGGGCGAATCGCGAACGGTCCTGGTCCGGGTCGGGGTCCTGATGGTGGCCGCCGCGCTGCTCGGTGCGGTGGCCACCGCGGTGTCGACCTACCTCATCGGGCGGCTGGGCGCCGACCTGCTCGCGCGGCTGCGGGAGGGCGCCGTCCGGGCGGTGCTGGGGATGCCCAGCACGCGCATCGAGCAGGTCGGCCGGGGAGACGTGCTGTCCAGGGTCGGTGACGATGTCGCCGTGATCTCCAAGGGCATCCGGACGGCCGTCCCCACGGTGTTCTCGGCGGGGGTCCTGGTCGTCATCGCCACGGCCGGCATGTTCGGGCTGGACTGGCGACTGGGTCTGGCCGGCGCCGGAGCGCTGCCCGCGTACGCGCTGGCCCTGCGGTGGTACCTCCCCCGGTCCGCTCCGCTCTACCAGAAGCAGCGGGTGGCTCAGGCGGACCGCGCGCAGGCCCTGATCAGTGGTCTGAACGGAATCGACACCGTCCGGGCGTACCGGCTCGAGGGCGCCTTCCGGGAGAAGGTCACCACCGAGTCGTGGCGGGTGCGCGATCTCGGTATCGAGGTGTTCCGGTTCTTCGGCCGGTTCGTCGGCCGGGAGAACCGCGCCGAGTTCATCGGGCTGACCCTGATCATCGTGGTGGGGTACGCCTTGCTGGAGGCCGGCGCCGCCAGCCTGGGCGAGGTGTCGGCGGCCCCGCTGCTGTTCCACCGGCTGTTCACCCCGCTGGGCGCCATCATGTTCACCTTCGACGAGGCGCAGAAGTCGGGCGCGAGCCTCACCCGGCTGGTCGGGGTGCTGGAGGAGGACGCGGAGGACCGGCTGGTGGGGGACGCGTCGGTGGCGGTGGCGGACGCCGCGCCGTACCCGGTGACGGTCCAGGGGCTGACGTTCGCCTACCCCGGCACCGACGAGCCGGTCCTGCGGGATGTCGATCTGACGATTCCGGCGGGCGGTTCGCTCGCCCTGGTGGGGGCGACGGGCGCGGGCAAGACGACCCTGGCCGCGCTGATCGCGGGCATCGGGACACCGCAGGCCGGGTCGGTGCGCGTCGGGCCGACCGAGCTGGCCGGGCTGGACGAGGCGGGGGCCCGGGCCCTGGTGAGCATCCTGACGCAGGAGACGCACGTGTTCTCGGGGCCGCTCGCCGACGACCTGCGGCTGGCCGCGCCGGAGGCGGGCGACGCCGAACTCATGGCCGCCCTGCGCACGGTCGGCGCCGACGCGTGGGTCGACGCGCTGCCCGACGGGCTGGACACCCCGGTCGGCGAAGGCGGCGAACGCCTCGACGTCACCAAGGTCGCCCAGATCGCCCTGGCCCGGCTGGTGTTGAGCCGGTCGCCGGTGGTGGTGCTGGACGAGTCGACCGCGGAGGCGGGCAGCGAGGGCGCCGCAGAGCTGGAGCGGGCCGTGCTGGCCGCCTGCTCGGGCCGGACCACGCTGTTCGTGGCGCACCGGCTGACCCAGGCGATGGCGGCGGACCGGATCGCCGTGCTGGACGCGGGACGTGTCGTGGAGGAGGGCACGCACGAGGAGTTGGTGGCTCTGGGCGGCCGGTACGCACGGCTGTGGCGGGCCTGGCGAGAGGGTAGTTAG
- a CDS encoding FecCD family ABC transporter permease: MATTAVERPLPGGTTEARRRRVVGLGVLAVILVAATAASLAVGARALSPAEVWHGLLAAPDSDQRLTEIRLIVRTVRVPRTVLAVVAGIALGVGGALIQGYTRNPIADTGLLGVNSGASFAVVSGIALFGFTNPFQYVWFAFLGAAVAGVVVFGLSSIGRGAGNPLTLALAGQGVTVFLAAMTTAVALTDKASLNALRFWNAGSVAGVGFDVIWPVTAFIAIGLVLALTTLPAVNLLNLGDDVARGLGVNIALSRTVGIVAITLLAGAATAACGPIAFIGLMVAHVARYLTGPDYRWLVPYAGLLGAVVLLVCDIVGRLVVRPGELDAGVLVALLGAPFFAALVWRGKFKNA; encoded by the coding sequence ATGGCCACGACTGCGGTTGAGCGCCCCCTGCCCGGGGGCACAACAGAGGCCCGCCGAAGGCGGGTTGTGGGTTTGGGCGTACTTGCGGTGATCCTCGTGGCCGCGACGGCGGCGTCACTGGCCGTGGGTGCGCGCGCGCTGAGCCCCGCCGAGGTGTGGCACGGGCTGCTCGCGGCGCCCGACTCCGACCAGCGGCTCACGGAGATCAGGCTCATCGTGCGCACCGTGCGGGTGCCCCGCACGGTGCTGGCGGTCGTGGCGGGCATCGCCCTGGGGGTCGGCGGGGCGCTGATCCAGGGGTACACGCGCAATCCGATCGCCGACACGGGCCTGCTGGGGGTGAACTCCGGTGCCTCGTTCGCCGTGGTGTCGGGGATCGCCCTGTTCGGCTTCACCAACCCGTTCCAGTACGTCTGGTTCGCCTTCCTGGGCGCGGCGGTCGCCGGTGTCGTCGTGTTCGGGCTGTCGAGCATCGGCCGGGGCGCCGGCAACCCGTTGACGCTCGCGCTGGCGGGACAGGGCGTCACCGTGTTCCTGGCGGCGATGACCACGGCGGTCGCGCTGACGGACAAGGCCTCGCTGAACGCGCTGCGGTTCTGGAACGCGGGCTCGGTGGCCGGCGTCGGGTTCGACGTCATCTGGCCGGTGACCGCGTTCATCGCGATCGGACTGGTGCTGGCGCTGACCACGCTGCCCGCCGTCAACCTGCTCAACCTCGGTGACGACGTGGCGCGGGGGCTGGGTGTGAACATCGCGCTGAGCCGGACCGTCGGCATCGTCGCCATCACCCTGCTGGCGGGCGCGGCGACCGCGGCGTGCGGCCCCATCGCGTTCATCGGCCTCATGGTGGCCCACGTGGCCAGGTACCTGACCGGGCCGGACTACCGCTGGCTGGTGCCGTACGCGGGACTGCTGGGAGCCGTCGTCCTGCTGGTCTGCGACATCGTGGGGCGCTTGGTGGTGCGGCCGGGAGAACTGGACGCGGGTGTCCTCGTCGCTCTCCTCGGTGCTCCGTTCTTCGCGGCCCTGGTGTGGCGCGGAAAGTTCAAGAACGCGTGA
- a CDS encoding methionyl-tRNA formyltransferase, translated as MRVVMFGYQTWGHRTLQALLDSEHDVVLVVTHPKSEHAYEKIWSDSVADLAEEHGVPVLLRNRPDDDELFERLKEADPDVIVANNWRTWIPPRVFGLPHRGTLNIHDSLLPKYAGFSPLIWALINGETEVGVTAHMMNDELDAGDIVRQEAVPVGPTDTATDLFHKTVDLIAPVTIGALGLIASGRTEFTRQDRSRATFFHKRSAEDIRIDWNWPAQDLERLVRAQSDPYPSAFTFHKGRRLEVLAAVVSQGRYGGTPGRVFYREGDGVVIVAGADARTGRNQGLAITRVRTQDGRELPATEYFTSMGGYLTSRP; from the coding sequence ATGCGGGTCGTCATGTTCGGTTACCAGACCTGGGGGCACCGGACCCTGCAAGCCCTCCTGGACTCCGAACACGACGTGGTGCTGGTCGTGACGCATCCCAAGAGCGAGCACGCCTACGAGAAGATCTGGAGCGACTCCGTCGCCGACCTCGCCGAAGAGCACGGCGTGCCGGTGCTGCTCCGCAACCGACCGGACGACGACGAGCTGTTCGAGCGCCTCAAGGAGGCCGACCCGGACGTCATCGTGGCCAACAACTGGCGGACGTGGATCCCCCCGCGCGTCTTCGGCCTCCCGCACCGCGGCACGCTCAACATCCACGACTCGCTGCTGCCGAAGTACGCCGGTTTCTCTCCGCTGATCTGGGCTCTGATCAACGGGGAGACCGAGGTGGGCGTCACCGCGCACATGATGAACGACGAACTCGACGCCGGCGACATCGTCCGGCAGGAGGCGGTGCCGGTCGGACCGACGGACACCGCCACCGACCTCTTCCACAAGACGGTGGACCTCATCGCTCCGGTCACCATCGGCGCCCTCGGCCTCATCGCCTCGGGCCGAACGGAGTTCACCAGGCAGGACCGTTCCCGGGCGACCTTCTTCCACAAGCGCTCCGCCGAGGACATCCGCATCGACTGGAACTGGCCGGCACAGGATCTGGAGCGCCTGGTCCGCGCCCAGTCAGACCCGTACCCCAGCGCCTTCACCTTCCACAAGGGCAGGCGCCTCGAGGTCCTCGCCGCCGTCGTGTCCCAGGGCCGCTACGGGGGCACGCCCGGCCGCGTCTTCTACCGCGAGGGTGACGGTGTGGTGATCGTCGCCGGAGCCGACGCGCGCACCGGCCGCAACCAGGGCCTCGCCATCACGCGGGTACGGACACAGGACGGACGGGAGTTGCCCGCGACGGAGTACTTCACCTCCATGGGCGGCTACCTGACCAGCCGTCCCTGA
- a CDS encoding DUF5302 domain-containing protein: MTAESSSQAGSEPADVESPAVTPDENGQYDLKGKFREALARKREKQAEAADLAGHTDASKIRGAHGPAASQRSFRRKSGG; the protein is encoded by the coding sequence ATGACTGCAGAGTCTTCATCGCAAGCAGGTTCGGAGCCGGCCGACGTCGAGAGCCCTGCCGTGACGCCCGACGAGAACGGTCAGTACGACCTGAAGGGGAAGTTCCGGGAGGCTCTGGCACGCAAGCGCGAAAAGCAGGCGGAGGCCGCCGACCTCGCCGGGCACACCGACGCGTCGAAGATCCGCGGCGCACACGGTCCGGCCGCGAGCCAGCGGTCGTTCCGGCGGAAGAGCGGTGGCTGA
- a CDS encoding iron-siderophore ABC transporter substrate-binding protein, protein MLLHRTTRTKTWRRLAAVLSAAALGAGLLAGCGSDSADKAGDGTPAAAGAFPVTVEHAFGTTKVTEAPERVVSVGYTDDQTILAFGIKPVGMVDQYPNPAGQSPDINTQWPWVKDKWGGALPEVVMKNGDSGPNFEKIAALRPDLIIAVYSEIDQAAYDKLSKIAPTVGRTKAEKEPFSAPWQDNALHIAKALGKAEEGEKMVADIQGKLDAAKKAHPEFAGQTAVVLSWYKNSVAPFTSTDVRGRLVTGLGFGYQTEIDEVADGDFYTTLSPERVDLVDVDRVFVINDKADQDALKKFELFTNLDAVKNGKVSYLLDSEGPAVGAAISQGTLLSMPYAIDELVKSAG, encoded by the coding sequence ATGCTCCTCCACAGAACGACGCGTACCAAGACCTGGCGGCGGTTGGCGGCGGTACTGTCCGCCGCGGCCCTCGGCGCCGGCCTCCTCGCGGGATGCGGTTCCGACTCGGCGGACAAGGCGGGCGACGGCACCCCGGCCGCCGCCGGCGCCTTCCCGGTTACCGTGGAGCACGCGTTCGGAACCACGAAGGTCACCGAGGCTCCCGAGCGGGTCGTCTCCGTCGGCTACACCGACGACCAGACCATCCTGGCGTTCGGCATCAAGCCGGTCGGCATGGTCGACCAGTACCCGAACCCGGCGGGCCAGAGCCCCGACATCAACACCCAGTGGCCCTGGGTGAAGGACAAGTGGGGCGGTGCCTTGCCCGAGGTCGTCATGAAGAACGGCGACTCCGGCCCCAACTTCGAGAAGATCGCCGCACTGCGGCCCGACCTGATCATCGCGGTCTACTCCGAGATCGACCAGGCCGCCTACGACAAGCTCTCCAAGATCGCCCCGACGGTGGGCCGCACCAAGGCCGAGAAGGAGCCGTTCAGCGCTCCGTGGCAGGACAACGCGCTGCACATCGCCAAGGCGCTCGGCAAGGCCGAGGAGGGCGAGAAGATGGTGGCCGACATCCAGGGCAAGCTCGACGCGGCCAAGAAGGCGCACCCCGAGTTCGCCGGCCAGACCGCCGTGGTGCTGTCCTGGTACAAGAACTCGGTGGCGCCCTTCACCTCCACCGACGTGCGCGGTCGGCTGGTGACGGGCCTCGGCTTCGGCTACCAGACCGAGATCGACGAGGTCGCGGACGGTGACTTCTACACGACGCTCTCACCCGAGCGCGTCGACCTGGTCGACGTCGACCGCGTCTTCGTCATCAACGACAAGGCGGACCAGGACGCGCTGAAGAAGTTCGAGCTGTTCACCAACCTGGACGCCGTCAAGAACGGCAAGGTGTCGTACCTGCTGGACAGTGAGGGCCCGGCGGTCGGCGCGGCCATCTCCCAGGGCACCCTGCTGTCCATGCCGTACGCGATCGACGAACTCGTCAAGTCGGCCGGGTAG